A single region of the Chitinophaga niabensis genome encodes:
- a CDS encoding GMC oxidoreductase: protein MANLTIDSVKERTFDVIVIGSGASGGWAAKEFTEKGLKTLVLERGRPVEHVKDYPTTNMFPYEFEHRNEIPRKEQEENPIVNRCYAYHEDTRHFFVKDAEHPYVQEKPFDWIRGYQVGGKSLLWARQTQRWSDFDFEGPARDDFAVDWPIRYKDLAPWYSYVERFAGISGNKDGLAELPDGEFLPAFPLNAAEDHFKNALKAKYPNRYLISARCAHLSKPNQIHFDQGRVQCQNRVLCQRGCPFGGYFSSNASTLPWAQKTGNLTLRPFSVVHSIIYDEGKGKATGVKVIDTNTKEEIDFFARVVFVNASALNTNLILLNSTSNRFPQGLGNDNGLMGKYVAFHNYSATISAEYNGLLEYRTDGRNPAGGGYIPRFRNVYKQETDFLRGYAAAFSARRAESRNSKGIGEELKNSLAKTELGPWQVGSHMMGETIPKENNYVRLDKSQKDAWGVPLISVKVEYDENDRQIRKDYYEQMREMFEAAGFTNIKTRDTDRNPGLDIHEMGGVRMGHDPKTSLLNGWHQLHACKNVFVTDGACMTSTGTQNPTLTYMAFTARAADYAMNEMKKQNL, encoded by the coding sequence ATGGCAAATCTTACAATAGACAGTGTGAAAGAACGCACTTTTGATGTGATCGTTATTGGTTCCGGAGCCAGTGGCGGATGGGCAGCCAAAGAGTTTACAGAAAAGGGGCTGAAAACACTGGTGCTGGAACGTGGCCGCCCTGTGGAACATGTGAAGGACTATCCCACTACCAACATGTTTCCCTACGAATTTGAACATCGTAACGAGATCCCGCGGAAAGAACAGGAAGAAAATCCGATCGTCAACCGCTGTTATGCTTATCATGAAGATACCCGGCATTTTTTTGTAAAGGATGCGGAACATCCCTACGTACAGGAGAAACCCTTTGACTGGATCAGGGGTTACCAGGTAGGTGGTAAATCTCTCCTTTGGGCCAGGCAAACACAACGCTGGAGCGATTTTGATTTTGAAGGCCCTGCCCGTGATGACTTCGCTGTGGACTGGCCTATCCGTTATAAAGACCTTGCACCCTGGTACAGTTATGTAGAACGTTTTGCCGGTATTTCCGGAAATAAAGACGGCCTGGCAGAACTGCCGGATGGGGAATTCCTTCCTGCTTTCCCCCTCAATGCAGCGGAAGATCACTTTAAGAACGCACTGAAAGCAAAATACCCTAACCGGTATTTGATCAGTGCCCGTTGTGCACATCTTTCCAAACCCAACCAGATCCATTTTGATCAGGGACGGGTGCAATGCCAGAACAGGGTCCTTTGCCAGCGCGGCTGCCCCTTCGGCGGATATTTCAGCAGCAATGCCTCCACCCTTCCCTGGGCACAGAAAACGGGCAATCTTACTTTACGTCCTTTTTCTGTGGTACACTCCATTATATATGATGAAGGAAAAGGAAAGGCAACCGGGGTAAAAGTGATAGATACGAATACAAAAGAAGAAATAGACTTTTTTGCAAGAGTTGTTTTCGTGAATGCCTCTGCTCTCAACACCAATCTCATTCTGCTCAACTCTACATCCAACAGGTTCCCCCAAGGGCTGGGTAATGATAATGGCTTAATGGGCAAATATGTGGCCTTCCATAATTACAGTGCTACCATCAGCGCAGAATACAACGGATTGCTGGAATATAGAACAGACGGCAGGAACCCGGCAGGAGGTGGTTACATTCCCCGCTTCCGGAATGTATACAAACAGGAAACAGATTTCCTGCGTGGTTATGCAGCCGCATTCAGCGCAAGGCGCGCAGAATCCCGCAATTCCAAAGGAATAGGAGAAGAATTAAAGAACAGCCTCGCGAAAACAGAATTAGGGCCATGGCAGGTAGGCTCACATATGATGGGCGAAACCATTCCTAAAGAAAATAATTATGTGCGGCTGGATAAAAGCCAGAAAGATGCATGGGGTGTACCTTTGATCAGTGTTAAGGTAGAGTATGATGAAAATGACCGGCAGATCAGGAAGGATTATTACGAACAGATGCGTGAAATGTTTGAAGCCGCCGGGTTCACGAATATAAAAACCCGCGATACAGATCGTAATCCCGGATTGGATATCCATGAAATGGGGGGTGTACGCATGGGGCACGATCCCAAAACATCTTTACTGAATGGCTGGCATCAACTGCATGCCTGTAAGAATGTATTTGTGACAGATGGTGCCTGCATGACCTCTACAGGTACACAGAACCCAACACTCACTTACATGGCTTTCACCGCACGAGCTGCAGATTATGCGATGAACGAAATGAAGAAGCAAAACCTATAA
- a CDS encoding alpha-1,2-fucosyltransferase: MPRLIVGMIIVKLMGGLGNQMFQYALGKALSLHHETTLKLDLSWLLDHSAKRETGFVHRNFDLDIFRIHVPLAQPEEVKRIRNQWLPVKRADRLVKKLLSVPQTNIREPYFHYAPSVFTAGPDAYLDGFWQSEKYFRQYAAVIRKDFNFLHPIGPQAIPLMECIRLSEAVCVNVRRKEYVNNPYHGAMDVDYYMRAEKYIREKVKDPYLYIFSDDITWCEANLHFQSPATFVPLTYAGEKYRDLFRMMIACKHFIIPNSSFGWWAAWLSENGGKQVVAPLQWFAGLGPKDTQDLLPETWVRL, from the coding sequence ATGCCCCGTCTTATTGTAGGTATGATCATTGTAAAACTCATGGGCGGATTAGGCAACCAAATGTTCCAATACGCACTGGGCAAAGCTTTGAGCCTGCATCACGAAACCACGCTCAAACTGGACCTCAGCTGGCTGCTCGATCATTCCGCCAAACGCGAAACCGGCTTTGTACATCGTAATTTTGACCTGGATATATTCCGTATACATGTGCCCCTTGCACAACCGGAAGAAGTGAAACGGATCCGCAACCAATGGCTCCCTGTTAAACGGGCAGACCGGCTGGTAAAAAAATTGCTCAGCGTTCCGCAAACCAATATCCGGGAACCTTACTTTCATTATGCACCGTCTGTATTTACTGCCGGCCCTGATGCTTACCTGGATGGATTCTGGCAATCAGAAAAATACTTCAGGCAATACGCCGCTGTGATCCGAAAGGATTTTAATTTCCTCCATCCTATAGGTCCGCAAGCCATCCCGCTTATGGAATGTATCCGGCTGAGCGAGGCAGTGTGTGTGAACGTGCGCCGAAAAGAATACGTGAACAATCCTTACCATGGTGCCATGGATGTGGATTATTACATGCGTGCGGAAAAATATATTCGGGAGAAGGTCAAAGACCCGTACTTATATATCTTCTCAGATGATATAACCTGGTGCGAAGCCAACCTGCATTTTCAATCTCCGGCCACTTTTGTTCCTTTAACGTATGCCGGAGAAAAATACAGGGATCTCTTCAGGATGATGATTGCCTGCAAACACTTCATTATCCCCAACAGCAGCTTTGGCTGGTGGGCTGCATGGTTATCTGAGAACGGAGGCAAACAGGTAGTGGCGCCTTTACAGTGGTTTGCGGGTTTAGGCCCTAAAGACACGCAAGACCTGCTGCCCGAAACCTGGGTGCGTTTATGA
- a CDS encoding NAD(P)-dependent oxidoreductase, which produces MVRAFLGMGLLGTNFVKALLDKGVEVQVWNRSPEKATALEAAGAKAFAAAADAVRGADHIHIAVKDDASVNQVLAAAVPGLKAGAVIIDHTTTSAEGAIQRTKEWKEKGFTYLHAPVFMGPANAREGSGFMLVSGDQAVIEKVKPLLEKMTGKLINFGPEEGKAAGMKLIGNCFLVTFAAGLADTLSLGKALHISAQDIGSLFDIWNPAQMLPTRLQRMSSGEYDKASWELNMARKDTQLFMNTVEHNNGTLAVIPAIAAEMDRWIEKGFGNSDWTVIAKDAVS; this is translated from the coding sequence ATGGTAAGAGCATTTTTAGGCATGGGCCTGTTAGGAACAAATTTCGTAAAGGCCTTGTTGGATAAAGGAGTGGAAGTGCAGGTATGGAACAGGAGCCCGGAGAAAGCAACTGCACTGGAAGCGGCTGGCGCTAAAGCATTTGCGGCAGCAGCAGATGCTGTGAGAGGGGCAGATCATATACATATTGCTGTGAAGGATGATGCCAGCGTAAACCAGGTATTGGCTGCAGCTGTTCCCGGTCTGAAGGCTGGCGCGGTGATCATTGATCATACTACTACTTCTGCTGAGGGGGCCATACAGCGTACAAAAGAATGGAAAGAAAAAGGATTTACCTATCTGCATGCGCCGGTATTTATGGGACCTGCAAATGCAAGAGAGGGGAGTGGCTTCATGCTGGTGTCCGGAGATCAGGCGGTGATTGAAAAAGTAAAACCTTTACTGGAGAAAATGACAGGAAAGCTGATCAATTTTGGGCCGGAGGAAGGAAAGGCAGCTGGCATGAAACTGATCGGTAATTGCTTCCTGGTAACCTTTGCAGCAGGATTGGCCGATACCTTATCTCTTGGTAAAGCCTTACATATTTCTGCACAGGATATCGGATCGCTGTTTGATATCTGGAATCCTGCACAAATGTTACCTACACGCCTCCAGCGTATGAGCAGCGGAGAATATGATAAGGCTTCCTGGGAATTGAATATGGCGCGTAAGGATACGCAGTTGTTCATGAACACTGTTGAACATAATAATGGAACACTGGCTGTTATACCTGCTATTGCTGCTGAGATGGATCGCTGGATAGAAAAAGGTTTTGGCAACAGTGACTGGACGGTGATTGCAAAAGATGCCGTATCATAA
- a CDS encoding LamG domain-containing protein encodes MTKTAIVLIPVFFAIMATAQTKKKAQQEIKVPLTAENWAFKPGTVEFITHKSVPAMKLLGGQDSAILKTMDFTDGTIEYDIELLDQKFTAFYFRWNSAKETECFYFRPAKSGKGDAVQYAPFIDGVNLWDMLFHYQAPATFETGKWNHVKLVISGRQMRAYVNNDKWPCLLIPMLEGNNLQGALAFDGHVIISGLVVKPGQTEDLSPQEGPDLTDHDTRYIRRWQISPPVAAPKKFEFNDEYFKKKDAVSWDTIWAERRGLVNITRKYGGPPYLSRRLVWLKTNVHSAIAQTRKLNLGISDEIWIFANGKFIGTDQNIYGHPLMKQPQGRCAVENASMPIPLVQGDNEIMIAVACDFYGWGIIAQWDKDEDLTLNK; translated from the coding sequence ATGACAAAAACAGCAATTGTTCTCATCCCGGTCTTTTTCGCCATCATGGCAACGGCCCAGACGAAAAAGAAAGCTCAGCAGGAGATCAAAGTTCCCCTTACTGCTGAAAACTGGGCATTCAAACCCGGCACAGTTGAATTCATCACACACAAGTCAGTGCCCGCCATGAAGCTCCTGGGCGGCCAGGATTCAGCAATTCTGAAAACCATGGATTTCACGGATGGCACAATTGAATATGATATAGAACTGCTTGATCAAAAGTTCACGGCTTTTTATTTCAGGTGGAACAGTGCAAAGGAAACGGAATGTTTTTATTTCCGCCCCGCAAAATCAGGAAAAGGAGATGCGGTTCAGTACGCCCCTTTTATAGATGGTGTTAACCTTTGGGATATGCTTTTCCATTACCAGGCACCAGCCACTTTTGAAACAGGAAAATGGAACCACGTAAAACTCGTTATCTCCGGCAGGCAGATGCGCGCTTATGTAAATAACGATAAATGGCCCTGCCTTTTAATACCAATGCTTGAGGGCAACAATCTGCAGGGTGCTCTTGCATTTGATGGCCATGTGATCATCTCCGGCCTGGTAGTAAAACCCGGCCAAACGGAAGATCTTTCTCCGCAGGAAGGGCCAGACCTCACGGATCACGATACCCGCTATATCCGCAGATGGCAGATCAGCCCACCCGTTGCTGCACCTAAAAAATTTGAATTCAATGATGAGTATTTTAAAAAGAAAGACGCAGTCAGCTGGGATACGATCTGGGCAGAACGCAGAGGATTGGTCAATATCACCCGTAAATATGGTGGCCCTCCTTATCTCTCCCGCAGGCTGGTTTGGCTCAAAACCAATGTACATTCAGCGATCGCGCAAACCAGGAAACTGAACCTGGGTATTAGCGACGAGATCTGGATCTTCGCAAATGGAAAATTCATTGGAACTGACCAGAACATCTATGGCCATCCCCTGATGAAACAACCACAGGGACGCTGTGCTGTTGAAAATGCATCTATGCCTATCCCTTTAGTTCAGGGAGATAATGAAATAATGATCGCCGTAGCATGTGATTTCTATGGCTGGGGAATTATAGCCCAATGGGACAAAGACGAAGATCTGACCCTGAATAAATAA
- a CDS encoding TonB-dependent receptor — protein MRSYSKLLLSLLCFVALRLQAQTTQASIYGVVSDENKQLIPGASVMVKNQSTGFTSRTVTNSKGEYNIRELPLGGPYVVTVTYVGYADQQEKGSFLSQGDATRVNVVMKVSAVTMNEVKVVGNSLRNKTENFGAATTVTARDISKLPVNGRNFTTLIDLSPLSRGSNLSGQLASSTNFTIDGTTARNPTSGGGSNSRTGAPYIISMEAIREFKVVTNQYDVTYGRSGGGTVSTVTKAGTNTFTGSAFMFSRADWLSSPNDIRGVKRTNDFSTNQFGFSLGGPIIKDKAHFFLTWDRQADARPLQLADIRTPDDEKRLNITQSTLDQFQQIARSKYGVSNAPQFGSFDKKRSTDAVFARIDWQLNEKNLLTIRNNFINDRNYQGRDDNTAINMYEVYGDANTFNNSLLATLRTVLNPRVTNELKLQHLYTFEESVPNKQLPKENIPRAIVERVQSTINNNNVFTSIQLGGQRYSPEHFYNNIVQLVDNVYFNTNKANFTFGTDIMYSHLNSLYGSEMNGRFYFTGMTNFDNKTPYRYAREIALAEDPSLNQNILNAGLYAQMQTRLGRGLEMILGLRADYTTYMNKANFNQTVYDQLGVRTDNPLNTFQLQPRIQFNWDINEKHTDYLRLGAGIFGSDINNYAMINNMLFDGTKVLSVDITGNNVPVPDFVEYRKDPSKAPGKELFDQLGLARIGTINTNAKDARIPVLYKANISYNHLFSDRLKAGITFFTSIARNNYMYVDRNMVDQPYFRLPTEGNRGVYVPAATINPTNGVADWTQGRKSTQVGRVLELNAGGKVNQYAFVVDANWRYFRDGEITFSYTWNDAKDNTSFNGDVANTATLSLMVKEDPRNLSLMSYSDNQFRHKVVFYGTLPSWKGFSVGVRYSGLGGTRYSLAVNGNVNGDFVNSNDLAYIFDVNNPAVPEKYRTGITNILNNPSVDNSLKDYIRKSMGTIAERNAGINGFYGIWDLRIGKKFNIYKSHNIEISGDLFNVANLLDKGWGTNKSLGKQNIYSLGGFDAATSAYNYNVNVNTGVVTPSGNPWQIQFGIRYGF, from the coding sequence ATGAGATCCTACTCAAAACTCTTGCTATCCTTGCTTTGCTTTGTGGCGCTGCGCTTGCAGGCACAAACCACACAGGCCTCCATTTACGGCGTTGTTTCAGATGAAAACAAACAACTCATCCCCGGCGCATCCGTGATGGTAAAAAATCAGTCCACCGGTTTTACTTCCCGCACTGTTACCAATTCCAAAGGGGAATACAATATCCGGGAGTTGCCATTGGGTGGCCCTTATGTTGTGACGGTAACCTATGTTGGTTATGCAGATCAGCAGGAAAAAGGCAGTTTTCTCAGCCAGGGAGACGCCACCCGGGTAAATGTGGTCATGAAAGTTTCCGCAGTGACCATGAATGAAGTAAAAGTGGTGGGCAATTCTCTCCGTAACAAAACGGAAAACTTTGGCGCCGCCACTACTGTTACTGCCCGAGACATTTCAAAACTGCCGGTAAATGGCCGGAACTTCACTACCCTGATAGATCTTTCCCCGCTCAGTCGTGGGAGCAATCTATCAGGCCAACTGGCTTCTTCCACCAACTTCACCATTGATGGTACCACAGCCAGGAACCCTACTTCCGGCGGAGGTTCCAACAGCCGTACAGGGGCACCGTATATCATATCCATGGAAGCCATCCGCGAATTCAAAGTGGTGACCAATCAATATGATGTAACCTATGGCCGCAGTGGCGGAGGCACTGTAAGCACCGTAACAAAAGCCGGTACCAATACTTTCACCGGGTCTGCTTTTATGTTCAGCCGGGCAGACTGGCTTTCCAGCCCCAATGATATCCGTGGTGTTAAAAGAACAAATGATTTTTCTACCAATCAATTCGGCTTTTCCCTGGGAGGCCCTATTATCAAAGATAAAGCACACTTCTTCCTTACCTGGGACCGGCAGGCAGATGCACGTCCGCTGCAATTGGCAGACATCCGCACGCCGGACGACGAAAAACGCCTGAACATTACACAATCCACACTGGATCAATTCCAGCAGATAGCCCGCAGCAAATATGGTGTATCCAATGCTCCGCAGTTTGGTTCCTTTGATAAGAAAAGAAGTACGGATGCAGTGTTTGCCCGTATTGACTGGCAACTAAATGAAAAGAACCTCCTCACGATCCGGAATAACTTTATCAATGACCGTAACTACCAGGGCCGTGATGATAACACAGCCATCAATATGTACGAAGTATATGGCGATGCCAATACCTTTAATAATAGTCTCCTTGCCACCCTGCGTACAGTATTGAACCCCAGGGTAACCAATGAGCTGAAACTGCAGCACCTTTATACTTTTGAAGAAAGTGTACCCAATAAACAATTGCCCAAAGAAAACATTCCCCGTGCTATTGTTGAAAGGGTGCAATCCACCATCAATAACAACAACGTATTTACTTCCATCCAATTGGGCGGGCAGCGTTATTCGCCGGAACACTTCTACAATAACATCGTGCAGCTGGTAGATAACGTATACTTTAATACCAATAAAGCTAATTTCACCTTCGGTACAGACATCATGTACAGTCATTTGAATTCGCTGTACGGCAGTGAAATGAATGGCCGTTTTTACTTCACCGGCATGACCAACTTCGATAACAAAACACCCTATCGTTATGCCCGTGAAATAGCCCTCGCCGAAGATCCCAGTCTTAATCAGAATATCCTGAACGCCGGCCTTTATGCACAGATGCAAACACGCCTTGGCCGTGGACTGGAAATGATCCTTGGATTACGGGCGGATTATACCACTTACATGAACAAAGCCAATTTCAACCAAACAGTATATGATCAGTTAGGTGTACGTACAGATAATCCCCTGAATACATTCCAGCTGCAACCACGTATACAGTTCAACTGGGATATCAATGAAAAACACACGGATTATCTCCGCCTCGGCGCAGGGATCTTTGGATCTGATATCAACAACTATGCAATGATCAATAACATGTTGTTCGATGGGACCAAAGTACTTTCCGTTGATATCACAGGAAACAATGTACCAGTACCGGATTTTGTTGAATACAGGAAAGATCCTTCAAAAGCGCCCGGTAAGGAATTGTTTGACCAGCTGGGTCTGGCACGCATCGGTACTATTAATACCAATGCAAAAGACGCCCGCATCCCTGTATTATATAAAGCCAACATTTCCTATAATCACCTCTTCTCCGATCGCCTCAAAGCAGGCATCACCTTCTTCACCAGCATTGCCCGTAATAACTATATGTATGTGGACAGGAATATGGTGGACCAGCCGTACTTCCGATTGCCCACTGAAGGAAATCGTGGTGTGTATGTTCCCGCCGCAACGATCAACCCTACCAATGGTGTTGCAGACTGGACACAGGGAAGGAAAAGCACACAAGTAGGCCGTGTGCTGGAACTGAATGCAGGTGGTAAAGTAAACCAGTATGCTTTTGTAGTGGATGCAAACTGGCGTTATTTCAGAGATGGTGAAATCACCTTCAGCTACACCTGGAATGATGCAAAAGATAACACCTCTTTTAATGGAGACGTTGCCAATACCGCCACGTTGTCCCTCATGGTGAAAGAGGATCCCCGTAACCTGAGCCTCATGAGCTATTCGGACAACCAGTTCCGTCATAAAGTAGTGTTCTATGGTACATTACCCAGCTGGAAAGGTTTCAGTGTTGGCGTAAGGTATTCCGGGCTTGGTGGCACCCGCTACTCCCTTGCAGTGAACGGTAATGTGAATGGAGACTTTGTAAACTCCAACGATCTGGCTTACATATTTGATGTAAATAATCCGGCTGTACCTGAAAAATACCGCACCGGTATCACGAACATCCTGAACAATCCAAGTGTAGATAACAGTCTGAAAGATTACATCCGTAAAAGCATGGGCACCATTGCAGAACGGAATGCTGGCATCAACGGTTTCTATGGCATATGGGACCTTCGTATCGGCAAAAAGTTCAATATTTATAAAAGCCACAATATCGAGATCTCCGGCGATCTCTTTAACGTAGCCAATCTCCTGGATAAAGGCTGGGGCACTAACAAATCCCTCGGAAAACAAAACATCTATTCGCTCGGAGGATTCGATGCAGCCACCAGCGCATATAATTATAATGTGAATGTAAATACCGGTGTAGTAACGCCATCGGGTAACCCCTGGCAGATACAGTTTGGTATACGTTATGGATTTTAA
- a CDS encoding RNA polymerase sigma factor yields the protein MDTPYFGECLSDQIDLSGFDALYHQYHQAVYANIWKIVKQHEAAEDILQEVFLALWENRVKLRPAKVAGWLFVTSFNKSLKYLKQKERQQVPLNTTDIYPEEPVNEELYTFRLSIVEEAVNHLPDRKKEVFRLCRYEGKSYDEVANILGISVTSVKDYLKQSTRFIKDYISHHQAEGLATGASLLLFYLS from the coding sequence ATGGACACGCCGTATTTTGGAGAATGCTTATCAGATCAGATTGACCTGAGTGGTTTTGATGCTTTGTATCATCAATATCACCAGGCGGTATATGCCAATATATGGAAGATCGTGAAACAGCACGAAGCGGCTGAAGACATTCTCCAGGAGGTTTTCCTGGCGCTCTGGGAAAACCGGGTAAAGCTCCGGCCTGCCAAAGTTGCCGGCTGGTTGTTTGTTACCAGCTTCAACAAATCCCTCAAATACCTTAAGCAAAAAGAAAGGCAACAGGTACCGCTTAACACCACAGACATCTACCCTGAAGAGCCGGTTAATGAAGAGTTATACACCTTCCGTTTATCCATCGTGGAAGAAGCAGTAAATCACTTACCAGACCGGAAAAAAGAAGTATTCAGGCTCTGCCGCTATGAAGGAAAATCGTATGACGAAGTAGCAAACATCCTGGGCATTTCCGTTACTTCTGTAAAAGATTACCTCAAACAATCTACCCGTTTTATTAAAGACTACATCTCTCATCACCAGGCGGAAGGCCTTGCCACCGGCGCTTCTCTGCTCCTTTTCTATCTCAGCTGA
- a CDS encoding FecR family protein, translating to MTLKKNERREKARLKQEFEDFLQSGDSILPPKRSALLLEKLHNSIIERENTSRRIFKISAKWTAAAAMILLTAGALWLHYNTDRKPTPVTAAVEIKKDLLIVESNKSDSVRRFVLSDSSVVKLAQGSSISYHASFNTGRRDIRLSGKAIFEVRKNAARPFTVYAGNISTTVLGTRFMMNTLLQNKVSVRLFEGKVVIRSAVGTFGMKDVYLKPGEQFVMDNRSRQFTVKSFREPVNNIPLPVQVTDTTSISLEFNQESLGKVLASIGKQYNVEFKFSDDSFNNMLITGKLLPSDSLDVVLSMLGNINGLAFKKVDNNKIEVARIQ from the coding sequence ATGACATTAAAAAAGAACGAACGAAGGGAGAAAGCCCGCCTGAAGCAGGAATTTGAAGACTTCCTTCAATCCGGCGATTCCATTCTTCCTCCGAAAAGGTCAGCGCTGCTGCTGGAAAAATTGCATAATTCTATCATTGAAAGAGAAAATACATCCAGACGTATTTTTAAGATCTCTGCAAAATGGACAGCAGCTGCAGCCATGATACTATTAACCGCTGGTGCCCTGTGGCTTCATTATAATACAGATCGAAAACCTACACCTGTTACAGCTGCTGTTGAAATAAAGAAAGATCTGCTGATCGTTGAATCCAACAAGAGCGATAGCGTTCGCCGTTTTGTATTGTCAGACAGCTCTGTTGTGAAATTAGCACAAGGGAGTTCCATCAGCTATCATGCCTCGTTTAACACAGGCAGGCGGGATATAAGGCTTTCAGGAAAGGCCATATTTGAAGTAAGGAAAAATGCAGCAAGGCCCTTTACCGTCTATGCAGGAAATATCAGCACCACAGTATTAGGTACCCGCTTTATGATGAACACATTGCTGCAGAATAAAGTGAGCGTAAGATTGTTTGAAGGGAAAGTGGTGATCCGTTCTGCCGTAGGAACTTTCGGTATGAAGGATGTATACCTCAAGCCCGGAGAACAGTTTGTGATGGATAACCGTTCCAGGCAGTTCACGGTAAAGTCTTTCAGAGAACCTGTCAATAATATTCCGTTACCGGTTCAGGTAACAGATACTACCAGCATATCACTCGAATTCAATCAGGAATCATTGGGAAAAGTATTAGCCAGCATAGGAAAACAATATAATGTAGAATTCAAGTTCAGCGACGACAGCTTTAACAACATGCTGATAACAGGTAAACTCCTGCCATCTGATTCATTAGACGTAGTGCTTTCAATGCTGGGGAACATCAATGGACTGGCATTTAAAAAAGTGGACAATAATAAGATAGAAGTAGCCAGGATTCAATAA